The Camelina sativa cultivar DH55 chromosome 18, Cs, whole genome shotgun sequence DNA window ATATATCTGACTAGACGTATATTGTTGTTATTGTAGATCCAGACCGGTCTACTAGTAACTCCGAGGGTCCCTGAGCTTGTAGCTAAGACGGAGCTTCAAAATATTGCCAAAACGTATGGGAAGTTTTGGTGCACTTGGCAGACCGATCGCGGTAATGACTAATAAATATTTGGAATTGTTTTTGGAACGAGTACAATCGAAAGAGtaaagttttgaagatttatgagtgtcgatttttttggtaaattttagGGGATAAATTGCCACTAGGGGCACCATCACTGATGGTGTCACCACAAGACGTGAATATGGGGAAGATCAAGCCAGGGCTACTGAAGAAACGTGATGATGAATATGGAATTTCGACGGAATCTTTGAAGGCGTCTCGGGTTGATATCATGGGACCGGAGAGGAAAAACCCAATGGCTGATTACTGGGTTCATCACGGAAAAGGATTAGCCGTTGATATCGTCGAAACTGAGATGAAGAAGTTAGCTCCGTTCCCGTAATAAAGGTTGTGTGTACGTATCGAATTATATGACAATAATATGTTTGTATAATTGTATGTGTAATGTGGTCAGttgtgtataatatatatttcaccaaaagtttaagatatatttCAGCActtattaaacattaatttttctGACAACCTTCACATTTGGATTTGGGTTCCCGGTTTTACTTGGCTTTTTGAAAATTCATATTTTAGGGGGAGATAAATGTATCAACTATTACCTATAACTATAAAACCAACCAAAGTTAAAAACAGAGCCAGAAAACTGCACTTGATTACATAGCAGAAAAAGAATAGacataattgttttttctttgtataagGATGATTATTGAACAAAGTTGATGGCTCAGAGAAGACAAAGCTAAAAAGCTCTCTCAAGCTTTACCTATGAACTCAATGTCAAAGAGAAGAACCGAAGCTGGAGGAATAAGGCATGAGCCTGCACGAAAACAAGTTTAGGCTTCATTAGTTAGGTTTTTTAAAAGTATCTCAACAACTTAACCtgacatataaatatttatcgAGAAACGGTTTTAGCCGTTTGGCTTTTCCATTTACCTCCTTTGCAACCTGCGCCTCGATCACCATATGCTAGTTCGGGAGGAATTTTCAAAGTTCGTTTCCCAcctgaaaaaaagaaaccgAATCCAAACTAGTTagcaagaaaataatgaaaacatgACAATGTTTCTGTTTAAAAATCAACTTTGGATCAGTGATTCGGTTAATCATAATTGGACCATCCTCCCCCTACGTACGCTCTTTTAAACAGTATGTAGACTAATCTAGATACTTATAATAGGTGTAGGTGAGGTAATTAAGAACCAGCTGTTTTCAAAATACACGTCGATCCATATACTTGATAGTAATGTAGAATCAAagcaaattccaaaaaaaaaattaaataattgtgtTCCAACAACGCATATAATTTATCAAGAAAGCAtgcatttttcatatatattcaaaagatTTTTTCCGGAGTTTTTCATGTATTAGCGGTCTAAGCGCCTAAGCCTAGTGTTAATCATTATCAGGTTACTTGTAAATAAAGTTTCATGTATGCAGTAACATATGCAATGTTCAATATAAATAGATTGAGCATACCTGTAAGCATAGGAGGAATTCCATCAGAGCCAAGGATTCCTTGATCCCAACCTTTAATCACCTGTATCATATTAAACCACAATATGTTTTCTGAAAGTTCACATTGTATGTAAAAGTGAGTTCtggaaaatttaatatattttccttaattaccTCACCAACACCAATTCGAAATGTTAGAGGCTTTCCTCGGTTATAG harbors:
- the LOC104760338 gene encoding oil body-associated protein 2A; this encodes MASSDERPGAYPARNGAENQPPGDPETMKTVMIDKGAAMMQSLKPIKQMSLHLCSFACYGHDPSRQIEVNFYVHRLNQDFLQCAVYDSNSSKTHLIGVEYIVSERLFEALSPEEQKLWHSHDYEIQTGLLVTPRVPELVAKTELQNIAKTYGKFWCTWQTDRGDKLPLGAPSLMVSPQDVNMGKIKPGLLKKRDDEYGISTESLKASRVDIMGPERKNPMADYWVHHGKGLAVDIVETEMKKLAPFP